CCAGGTTGGCCAGCATTTCTAATAGAGGAAGCGATATATTTTGTTTAGTCTGCATTTAACGTCGGTATATTGTTTCTCAGCCAACTAGTTACTACATTAAGGGgctctttcaccatccattgattagcgttacccgacggttaaatgtgatgccgtctccgtctattcgaacaaaacaaatagagacggcatcacacctaaccgtcagttaacactaatgaatggatggtgaaacagcccctcgaacaaaacaaatagagacggcatcacacctaaccgccagttaatacTAATCCATGGATGGTGATACAGCCCAGTCTCTAGCCTCTTGAGCGGccttaaaataatgtaaatccatttaattttttgggatatgttcgtatttatcttgctttctcaattaggtTCAGTAAACCTCAGTAAGCTACTACATCTGTAAGTATTTTAGGCCGGCCACAGACCTACCAATTAATCATAAATAACACACATGCTGACCAGCTAGAATGTTCTGATCGGTGATGCTGTAGGTAGATTGATTGCCAATCCAGATTGGTAGGTATGCAACAAGTGGTACATTTTGTATTGCATTCTAGCTGTCTGATTTCAATTTTTAGGGCCTAGAATGGAACAGAAAATAATTGTCTAATAATATTCTGTTCTATTGTAGGTCCTACAATACAACAGAATCGGTAGGTCTGAGGCTGGCCAGTAGGCCACTCTTTCTTTAACTTACCTACCTTGTTCAGTGACTAGCTCACCACACCTCATCTACTTTCCTTTTCTTGTGAACTCAAACGAGACCATTGTCCCAGCCTAAATTTAAGAAAGCTTGCTGTATGAATGAACCCTGAGCCAGCATTACAGCAGTGTTTTCTACAGGTCTGATGCGCGACGACTGTCTGTACGAGACCCAAGACGTACAGGAGGCGCTGCGCCGGCTGCCCGCGCACGTCGTCGACGAAAGGACCTTCCGCATGGTGCGCGCCATGCAACTCTCGCTCCAGAAGAGTATACTGCCCAAGGAGGAGTGGACCAAGTACGAAGATGATGTCCTCTACCTCACACCGATCGTCAAACAAGTAGAGAAGGAACGGAAGGAGCGAGAGGCTTGGGAAGCTAATTATTAAAGCCATGTACCATGTTGATTGTTTTGtgattattatttaactaaattaaattaggtaattaTTAAGAGTTTTATTTCAATGACCAAGCGATGTGcataaaatcattttattaaataatgataaaagtATGGCGAAATATTGCGCTTATTTTATGACAATTTTGTATTGGGGCAATTGTGTCGATTTAAAACAAATGTGGTcccttttaaaattaatcttatAATTGATTTAACTAACAggataatttaattaacaacaacaacaaacactCGGATACCATATTATTTCAGATAGTAAAGTAATAAGTGCCAAGGCAGTGGACCAtttcaaaatataaagtttggaaccaccaaaaacaaaaatattttcctgctaatttgttGAGACTGAATAGATAAAACTTCCCTCACAGAAACCATCCAGACATAAAAAAGTTATACCAAATGTTCCCTGTTATACCTACTTGCatatattttgcaaaaatgtcATCAGGAATGTCGTGGTTATTTAGCTTACTGAGAATACTATAATTTTGGTTTGACCAATGAAAATCTTGAAATTGTATAACATTGCCCTGTCTTTTCCTCcatcataaaaaatcaagacTACTATGTACAAGCGAAATTTGGGTGGCTCACACTTCTTTTTTATGCCGTTGTTGCTGAAGGGTTTGAATTAATATTCATTTGAATTGATTTGATTTttctttgatttgatttgaataaatattcattcat
Above is a window of Choristoneura fumiferana chromosome 18, NRCan_CFum_1, whole genome shotgun sequence DNA encoding:
- the LOC141437560 gene encoding cytochrome b-c1 complex subunit 7-like; the protein is MALRTTAVRFNSMKKWAYNLAGFNKYGLMRDDCLYETQDVQEALRRLPAHVVDERTFRMVRAMQLSLQKSILPKEEWTKYEDDVLYLTPIVKQVEKERKEREAWEANY